The sequence below is a genomic window from Kitasatospora kifunensis.
AACTGGACACCTCCGACGAGTGGATCACCACGCGCACCGGCATCAGCCGCCGTCGCCGAGCCGATGCCCGGCTCAGCACCGGCGACCTCGCCACCGCCGCGGCCCGAGCCGCCCTGCGCTCCGCCGCCGAGTCCGCCGAGTCCGCCGAGTCCGCCGAGTCCGCCGCCCGCCGGTCCGGCGGCCCGCCCGCGCCCGCCCGACCCGACCTGCTGCTCCTGGCCACCACCACGCCCGACCGCCCCTGCCCGGCCACCGCACCGGACGTCGCCGCCCGGCTCGGTCTGGGCCCGATCCCCGCCTTCGACCTGGCCGCCGTCTGTTCCGGGTTCCTCTACGCGCTCATCACGGCCGACGCGCTGGTGCGAGCCGGCGTCTGCCTCGCTCCGCTGGTCGTGGCGGCCGAGAAGTACTCCACCATCATCGATCCGTTCGACCGTGACACCGCGGCGCTCTTCGGCGACGGTGCCGCCGCCGTGCTGCTGCGCGCGGGCACGGCCGCCGAGCCGGGGGCGGTGCTGGCCACCGACTGGGGCAGTGACGGCGGCGGCCGCGACCTGATCACCGTCCGGGCGGGTGGCGCGAGTTGTCCCGAGCCGTGTGGACTGCCGCGCGACGAGCGGTACTTCCGGATGAGCGGCCGCCAGGTCTACGCCCGCGCGGTCCGGCAGATGACCGAATCCGCGCGCCGGGTGATGGCCTTGACGGGCTGGCAGGCCGCGGACGTCGAGGCGTTCGTCGGCCATCAGGCCAACCAACGCATCCTGGACGCCGTCGCCGACCGGCTGGAGATCGCCCCGGTCCGCCGACTGGGCAACATCGCCGAGCTCGGCAACACGGCCGCCGCCTCGATCCCGCTGGCCATGGCCGACGCCGTCGCCGGGCAGGCCGCCCGGCCCGGGGCACCGACCGTGCTGACCGCCTTCGGCGGCGGCCTGACCTGGGCAGCCGTGACACTGCGCTGGCCGGACGTCGTGGTGCGGACCGAACCGCCGGAGTCGGCCGCGCCCCGCCAGCAGCTCAGCCCGCTCTCCTGCCAACCCTCCTGCCAACCCTCCTGACCCCTCAGCACAGTCCTCGCACCCCTGGAAGGTCCCGCATGGACACCGTCCACCAGCACCTGGTCACCCTGCTCACCGAGAAGTTCGACGTCCCCGCTGCCGAGATCCGGCCGCAGGCGACGCCGGCCGATTTGGACCTGGACTCACTCGCCCGGGTCGAACTCCTGGTCACCCTCCAGGAGCACTGGGGCGTCACGTTCCCCGACGAGGACACCGCCGCCGAGCTCACCATCGCCGAACTCGCCGACCACGTGGCCGGCCTGCTGCGCCGACAGTCGTCAGAGCGGCCGGCCGAGGTCGACGGTGCGGCGGAAGGGGGTGTCGCGTGGTGAGCACTGCCGCGCCGCCGCTGGCCGTCACCGGGATCGGGCTGGTCACCCCGGCCGGGATCGGCACCGAAGCGAGCTGGCGGGGCGTCCTGGCCGCCAACCCCACCGCCGCCCACGATCCGGCCCTGACCGGCCTGCCGATCGAGCTCGCCTGCCGGGTCCCCGGCTACGACCCGCGCCGCCACCTCGGCGGCCGCCAGCCCTGGCGGCACGACCGAGCCACCCAGTTCGCCCGCACCGCCGCCCGGGAGGCCCTCGCGGACGCCCGGCTCGACCCGGCCGATCGGCAGCCGGATCGGCTGGCGGTCGTCCTCGGTTCGGCGGCCGGTGGGATCGGCAGCTACGAGCAGGCCGTCGGCGCCCTGGCGGCCGGCGGCGCGTCCGCTCTGTCGCCGCTCGCGCTGCCCGCCTACCTGCCCAATATGGCGGCCGGACAGCTCGCCCTCGACCTGGACGCCCGAGGTCCGGTGCTGCACACCGCGACGGCCTGCGCCTCGGGGGCCGGCGCGCTGTGGATCGCGGCGCTGCTGCTGGCGGCCGGAGCCTGCGACATAGCCGTCGCCGGGGGCTCGGACGCGATGGTCACCCGAGCCTGCGTGGCGGCGTTCGCCCGGATGGGTGCGCTGTCCCGCAACCGCGACCCGGCCATCGCCTCGCGACCGTTCGACGCCGGCCGGGACGGTTTCGTGATCGGCGAGGGTGCGGCAGTCCTGGTGCTGGAGCGGCTCCCGGACGCCATCGCCCGCCATGCCCCGGTGCACGCCCTGCTGCTCGGCTGGGGGAGCGCCACCGACGCGCACCATGCGGTCGCGCCGCATCCCGAGGCCAGGGGCCTGGAGGCGGCGCTGCGCCAGGCGTTGGCCGTGGCGGGTGCCGAGCCGCACGAGGTCGGCCACGTCAATGCCCATGGCACCGGAACCATGCTCAACGACCGGGCGGAGGCCCGCCTTATCGCCCGCCTGCTGGGCCAGGGCAAGCCTTGTTCGGTCACCTCGGCCAAGGGCGTCCTGGGGCACACCATGGGCGCGGCCGGTGCGATCGAGGCGGCCCTGACCGCGCTCACGGTCGAACACCGGATCGTGCCCGCCACCGCCGGGCACCGCACCCCGGACGCCGACACCGGACTGCTGGACCTGGTCACCGGGGTGCCCCGGCGGCAGCGGATCGATCTCGCCGTGAGCACCTCGGCGGGCTTCGGCGGTCACAACGTGGCCCTCGCCTTCGCGCCGCCGCCGTAGGGCTTGTCAGAGTCGGCCGACCGGACGCTCCGGAGGGCAGGCGGTTCGTCAGGTGAGGTCAGATCCGGTCAGAACCGCGCCGAACGGCTCAACGCCGCTGCCCCGGCCCCGCGGGATGGGCCAGGCTAGGGGGGATGAGCGAGCCCAAGCCGTCCGTCGGAGCGGTCGACGGCGGTTCCCACCCGTCGTCAGCGGCCGGCCGTGCCGAGCTGCGCCGCCGCTGGCAGGCGTTGGCGGTCTGCCTGCTGGTCGGGTTCATGACCCTGCTGGACGTGTCGATCGTCAACGTGGCGCTGCCCTCGATCGAGCGCGGCATCCACGCCAGTTCCGCCGACCTGTCCTGGGTGCTCTCCGGCTACGCCCTCACCTTCGGCCTGACCTTGATCCCGGCCGGGGTGCTGGGTGACCTGTGGGGGCGGCGCACCGTCTTCCTGGTCGGGCTCTGCCTGTTCACCGCAGCCTCGGCCGCCTGTGGCCTGGCGCCCACCGCCACCGTGCTGGTGCTCGCCCGGCTGGTCCAGGGCGTGGGCGGCGGGCTGCTCGGGCCGCAGATCTCCGGCCTGATCCAGCAGATGTTCAGCGGCGCCGCCAGGGCCAGGGCCTTC
It includes:
- a CDS encoding beta-ketoacyl-ACP synthase 3, whose protein sequence is MNPRTHSRSTPTAPAPAAVLCGLGASLPPTVVGNAEIIRNGQLDTSDEWITTRTGISRRRRADARLSTGDLATAAARAALRSAAESAESAESAESAARRSGGPPAPARPDLLLLATTTPDRPCPATAPDVAARLGLGPIPAFDLAAVCSGFLYALITADALVRAGVCLAPLVVAAEKYSTIIDPFDRDTAALFGDGAAAVLLRAGTAAEPGAVLATDWGSDGGGRDLITVRAGGASCPEPCGLPRDERYFRMSGRQVYARAVRQMTESARRVMALTGWQAADVEAFVGHQANQRILDAVADRLEIAPVRRLGNIAELGNTAAASIPLAMADAVAGQAARPGAPTVLTAFGGGLTWAAVTLRWPDVVVRTEPPESAAPRQQLSPLSCQPSCQPS
- a CDS encoding acyl carrier protein translates to MDTVHQHLVTLLTEKFDVPAAEIRPQATPADLDLDSLARVELLVTLQEHWGVTFPDEDTAAELTIAELADHVAGLLRRQSSERPAEVDGAAEGGVAW
- a CDS encoding beta-ketoacyl-[acyl-carrier-protein] synthase family protein; amino-acid sequence: MSTAAPPLAVTGIGLVTPAGIGTEASWRGVLAANPTAAHDPALTGLPIELACRVPGYDPRRHLGGRQPWRHDRATQFARTAAREALADARLDPADRQPDRLAVVLGSAAGGIGSYEQAVGALAAGGASALSPLALPAYLPNMAAGQLALDLDARGPVLHTATACASGAGALWIAALLLAAGACDIAVAGGSDAMVTRACVAAFARMGALSRNRDPAIASRPFDAGRDGFVIGEGAAVLVLERLPDAIARHAPVHALLLGWGSATDAHHAVAPHPEARGLEAALRQALAVAGAEPHEVGHVNAHGTGTMLNDRAEARLIARLLGQGKPCSVTSAKGVLGHTMGAAGAIEAALTALTVEHRIVPATAGHRTPDADTGLLDLVTGVPRRQRIDLAVSTSAGFGGHNVALAFAPPP